In one Coccinella septempunctata chromosome 6, icCocSept1.1, whole genome shotgun sequence genomic region, the following are encoded:
- the LOC123314701 gene encoding dynein axonemal intermediate chain 3: MQEGKPDRKSRSAMSTQAAEGPRATLSGTNATALKRLSSRDRKDKSKERKKRRRKEVEIHRIPGVRRIALSELSQKIINCVVGEHITSEKPWTLVKKELIEDNLELHEESSEFLPIRNEIIAFPRKEMLIGFITEEAGEIDEFYICVTEAATDAVQTLINEQQAKQEARLQNSINKVIKSWLTLGSEAEIDETIPKKNRALLEVEIESKYPILPFKIQFRLRTVEKARDGYMELITKDETMSHVFRKRIDNDTQVTPAFRDNEAQTICTYPSNASTQYEYCIDMDEIVWRSYGGKILNYLNKNLSDLMNSLSVNRNINLYLDEYQILGTNTITKRSLLYLNFIEYMAFNDVQLCKGKMISCAHWHQMITGLVAISYADLSLNIFLKKPSTIDEVSQAINGTNPVLIWSFVDPLNPRLILETHREITTISICTFNENLVVGGAVNGQIVLWDIKNRIQKVEEQEILTNAQTKYRSYMKSLMTWMKDIHDVKVVRATAVSDLRHSHSGAVVRIQWISPFEEVGRMGKAHQFFEDTEERSLQFMTAGEDGVVMIWDLLKKPTVGSGGFRERRLKRLKQRPAGLSSEVSPFRVLHLNLKPVYQINLVHPKESRLLPISMMNYMNQEIVYEKTDSLSASAQSICARQTYQARPVYLDRPFVSKFLIGTMEGDFAEAQWEGRDFDLGAVVNSENCMYIQFNKFHDGPIFTIAKHSSEKLKLTAGGKVFAIWSDDFREHPIFWRRSKVYYTHASWYKFFPNRFRLLRSDGVLEIWCISTCSKKPSHSMPVSSGELVSANIHPRDLKQSCLGISDALGNFRIFCLRREDASKVQNAILEESIVDYIDREVKRKKKFLAWQKEWDEKYAKKLEVPIVVKPKTSEELLKEALEQADTEAESKKEEKKDKVKFTEDGGEKKKDRPAPGRYLEWVREKELAKEQERIKKMILKKKSLDTEELEKQRKPLLKLEQENELRRKKQRARIKGSETIFKETVAMLFPAIVKEKPPPPPDPYAGGDPIEDKRKCYAYFSEITDQAERYMKNTKVSLDFNWTSVLKEGRGRRKYLDNTFAKATHHERYESYKSTRMDRKVPQIVTNLASEVDQTSMKDEGDDDAEEDVDDIEPPTDA; encoded by the coding sequence ATGCAGGAGGGAAAACCTGACAGGAAATCAAGGTCTGCCATGAGCACCCAAGCTGCCGAAGGGCCAAGAGCGACCCTTTCCGGCACTAATGCCACTGCTTTAAAGCGTTTGAGCTCCAGAGACAGAAAGGACAAATCAAAGGAGAGGAAAAAGAGAAGACGAAAAGAAGTGGAAATCCATAGAATACCTGGCGTAAGACGTATCGCTTTATCAGAACTGAgccagaaaataataaattgcGTTGTGGGAGAGCACATAACATCCGAAAAGCCTTGGACTTTAGTCAAGAAGGAGTTGATCGAAGACAACTTGGAATTGCACGAGGAGAGTTCAGAATTTCTACCAATCAGAAATGAAATTATCGCTTTTCCGCGAAAAGAGATGCTTATCGGTTTCATCACCGAGGAAGCCGGGGAAATAGACGAATTTTATATATGCGTAACTGAAGCCGCAACAGATGCCGTCCAAACCCTGATCAATGAACAGCAGGCTAAACAAGAAGCTAGACTACAGAATTCAATCAACAAGGTCATAAAATCATGGTTAACCTTAGGGTCGGAAGCTGAAATAGACGAAACGATACCCAAAAAGAATAGGGCGTTGTTGGAGGTTGAAATAGAGAGTAAGTACCCGATATTACCTTTCAAAATTCAGTTCCGTCTGAGAACTGTCGAGAAAGCTAGGGATGGGTATATGGAACTGATCACTAAAGATGAAACTATGAGTCACGTTTTTCGGAAGAGAATCGATAACGACACCCAAGTAACGCCAGCTTTTCGAGACAACGAGGCACAAACCATCTGTACATACCCTTCAAACGCATCAACGCAATACGAGTACTGCATAGATATGGACGAAATTGTTTGGCGCAGCTATGGCGGTAAAATCCTGAACTATCTCAATAAGAACCTGAGCGATCTCATGAATTCCCTTTCCGTGAACAGGAACATAAATCTGTATCTCGACGAATACCAGATTTTAGGAACAAACACTATCACGAAGAGGTCACTTCTTTATCTGAATTTCATAGAGTATATGGCATTCAATGATGTACAGTTGTGCAAGGGTAAAATGATTTCTTGTGCTCATTGGCATCAGATGATCACCGGATTGGTAGCTATATCTTATGCGGATTTAtcgttgaatatttttttgaagaaacCGTCGACAATAGACGAAGTATCACAGGCAATCAATGGAACAAACCCAGTTCTCATTTGGAGTTTCGTTGATCCCTTGAATCCCAGATTGATATTGGAGACCCATAGAGAAATAACAACTATATCCATCTGTACATTTAACGAGAATTTAGTAGTAGGAGGTGCAGTGAACGGACAAATCGTCTTGTGGGACATAAAGAACAGGATACAAAAAGTGGAGGAGCAAGAGATATTGACTAACGCACAAACTAAGTATAGAAGTTACATGAAATCTCTCATGACTTGGATGAAGGATATTCATGATGTTAAAGTGGTCAGGGCAACAGCAGTATCTGACTTGAGACATTCTCACTCTGGTGCTGTTGTTCGCATTCAGTGGATATCACCATTTGAGGAAGTTGGAAGGATGGGGAAAGCCCACCAGTTCTTTGAAGACACAGAGGAAAGATCGTTGCAGTTCATGACTGCTGGAGAAGATGGGGTAGTTATGATTTGGGATCTCTTGAAAAAACCCACAGTTGGTAGTGGGGGCTTCAGGGAGCGTCGACTGAAGAGGTTGAAACAAAGACCTGCTGGATTAAGTAGTGAGGTTTCACCGTTCAGAGTATTACATCTAAATTTGAAACCGGTCTACCAGATAAACTTAGTTCATCCAAAAGAGTCACGCCTTCTTCCAATTTCCATGATGAACTATATGAATCAGGAGATAGTGTACGAGAAAACCGACTCTTTGTCAGCTAGTGCGCAGAGTATTTGTGCTAGGCAAACGTATCAAGCTCGTCCCGTATACCTCGATCGACCATTCGTGTCGAAATTTTTGATAGGTACAATGGAAGGAGATTTCGCTGAAGCCCAGTGGGAAGGCAGAGATTTCGATCTAGGTGCTGTCGTTAATTCTGAAAACTGCATGTATATTCAGTTCAATAAGTTTCACGATGGGCCAATTTTCACGATCGCTAAACATTCCTCCGAAAAACTGAAGCTTACTGCTGGTGGTAAAGTGTTTGCCATTTGGTCTGATGATTTCAGGGAACATCCGATATTTTGGAGGCGCTCCAAAGTGTATTACACTCACGCATCTTGGTATAAATTTTTTCCTAACAGATTTCGCCTTTTACGTTCCGACGGAGTGTTAGAAATTTGGTGTATATCAACATGTAGCAAGAAACCAAGCCATTCTATGCCAGTATCCAGCGGTGAATTAGTATCAGCCAATATTCATCCAAGGGACCTGAAGCAGAGCTGTTTAGGAATCAGCGACGCACTTGGTAATTTCCGAATATTCTGTTTGAGAAGGGAAGACGCATCCAAGGTTCAGAACGCCATCTTAGAAGAGAGCATAGTGGACTACATCGATCGAGAGGTCAAACgtaagaagaaatttttggcATGGCAGAAGGAATGGGACGAAAAATATGCCAAGAAATTAGAAGTACCGATTGTTGTCAAACCGAAAACGTCTGAAGAACTCCTGAAAGAAGCACTTGAGCAGGCAGACACCGAAGCAGAAAGCAAGAAGGAAGAGAAGAAAGATAAAGTTAAATTCACCGAAGATGGCGGCGAGAAAAAAAAGGATAGACCTGCGCCTGGTCGGTATCTCGAATGGGTGAGAGAAAAAGAGCTAGCCAAGGAACaagaaagaattaaaaaaatgatattgaagAAGAAGAGTCTCGACACTGAAGAACTGGAGAAACAACGTAAACCCTTACTCAAATTGGAGCAAGAAAATGAATTGAGGAGGAAAAAACAAAGGGCCAGGATAAAAGGCTCCGAAACTATTTTCAAGGAAACTGTAGCCATGCTTTTTCCGGCTATAGTGAAAGAGAAACCTCCCCCACCTCCAGATCCTTACGCAGGGGGAGATCCAATTGAAGACAAACGAAAATGCTATGCATACTTCTCGGAAATAACTGATCAGGCAGAGAGATACATGAAGAATACAAAGGTATCACTTGATTTTAACTGGACGTCTGTTTTGAAAGAAGGCAGAGGACGAAGGAAATATTTAGATAACACTTTTGCCAAAGCCACTCACCATGAACGATATGAAAGTTATAAATCAACGAGAATGGATAGAAAGGTACCCCAAATTGTGACCAATCTTGCAAGTGAAGTTGATCAGACAAGTATGAAAGACGAGGGAGACGATGATGCTGAAGAAGATGTGGATGATATAGAGCCTCCAACAGATGCATGA